The nucleotide window GTGAGGCTTGCTGGTGCTACTGGGTGCGGACTTTTGTTTTATTCAAATTTAGATGACGCAGCCACAGCGGTTACTCGCCTAGCTGGGCTTAGTCGTGATGAGATAGCAGCAGCCGAGATGATGGATTATGCTAGCTTAAAGAGCTTAAAAGGCGTGCAGGGCATACCGCCTGAGCTGCTTGAGGTGCCAGTTGGGACAAGCTGCATACTAATCCAAAGTGAAGCAGATGATGAGGCTAGGCTTGATATAAATTTATCAAAAATAGAAAAGCTTTTAGCCGATATTCCAAGTGCAAAGCCAAATGCTTTTAGTAAAGATCCAGCAGTCTATGGTGTGTGGTGGAAAATACGTAAGGGGCTTTTGCCAATAGCTGCTGGATTTCGTAGACCAAGTGCGACAGTTATAACAGAGGATGTGTGCTTTAAGATAAATGATTTTTGCGCTGGCGTGGCGATGCTTAGTGAGCTTTTTAAAAAGTACGGCTTTAGTGATAATGCTATCATTTTTGGACACGCTTTGGCTGGAAATCTGCACTTTATCATCACGCCTGATTTTAACAACCCTAGTGAGTATAACGCTTTTGCGGATTTAGTTGAGGAGCTAAGTTATAAGGTATCAAAAATGGAAGGCTCCATAAAAGCAGAGCATGGTACTGGGCGCATGATAGCGCCTTTTGTCGAGCTTGAGTGGGGCGCTAAAGCATATGACATAAACCGCCGCATAAAGGCCATTTTTGACCCTGCAAATCTCTTAAATCCAGACGTAATAATCACAGATGATCCAGAAATTTATCGCAAAAATTTAAAAGCGATGAGTGAGATAGATGCACTTTATAACACCTGTATTGAGTGTGGGGCCTGTGAGCGAAACTGCCCAAGCCGCGACCTCACCCTTACTCCTCGCCAGCGCATAGGCTTGTTGCGTGAGATGGCGCGTCTTGAGCAAGCTGGAGATAGCGCACTTGTGGCTGAGCTTAAGGATGGGTATGATTATTATGGGCAGCAGACCTGTGCGGCTTGTTCTATGTGTTCTTTGCTTTGTCCTTTGGGGATTGACACGGCAAATATCGCGTTAAGCCTGCGTAAAAAAGCCTTTAAAAATACAGAAAAAATAGCCCAAAAAGTGGGTGCCGATATGGGTAAAACAGTTGCTGTTGCGCGCTTTGCTTTAGGTGTGGCTAGTGGGGTTAGCCGTGTGATAGGGGCTAAGAATTTAAGCCGTGTTACAAGTCTAGCTAGAAAGCTAAGTCAAAATTTGCCATATGCGCCAGAAGTCATGCCAAGTGCAAATAAATACGCCCTAAAAAGCCGAGAAAACGGCGGAGCTAAACGCGTGATTTACTTTAGCACCTGTATAAATCGTGCCTTTGCGCCAAACCCAAGCTTTGAGGATACTAGAAGCCTGCAAGAGGTCTTTGAGAGCATTTGCGCTAAGGCTGGGGTTAGTGTGATTTATCCAGATGGGATTAGTAAAATGTGCTGTGGTCTTGGCTTTGAAAATTATGAGGACATATCGCACAAAAAGGGCGATGAGCTAATATTGTGGCTAAAAGAGGCAAGTCAAAATGGCGAGATAGATATAGTTATGGATCACTCCGCCTGCTTTGCGCACACTATCACACATGCCGCAAAGGGTGCTGGGCTAAGAATTTATGAGCTTAGCGAGTATCTTTACTCTTTGTTACCGCTTCTTAGCATAAAGCCACGCGAGGCTGGGGTGCTGGTGCATAAGCAGTGTGAGCTAAAAAAGGTAAAAAAAGATGAATTTATCGAACTCATCGCCAAAGCTTGTGCTAGCAGAGTTTATAATATAGATAGCTTTGCTTGTTGTGGTTTTGCAGGGCAGAAGGGCTTTTTTACACCTGAATTAAATATAAGTGCTACAAAAGATCTAAAAAAAGAGGCTAAATTTAAGCTCATAACCATGGGTGTAAGCACCTCCTCAACCTGCGAGATAGGGTTAAGCAGTGCGGCTAATGTGCCATTTATAAATGTGGCATATCTGCTTGATAGCTGTTGCTAAAAAGGGGATAAATTTAAGATTTGTTATGTTATATTTTTATTTAAGTTAAAGGAAAAATATGCAAAATGAACTTTTTTATCCAAAATGTGTCAGCGACCTGCTAGATAGGGCGGCATTGCTATATCCAGATAATACTGCACTTATTTTTGGTGAGAGTTGCATTAGCTATGCAACTTATGCAGCTAGAGTGGACGCTTTAGCAAGTGAGCTTATTAGACGAGGGTTAAAAAAGCAGCCAGTTTTGGTGCTTTTGCCAAAGGGCATAGATGCGCTTGTGGCGTTTTTAGCTGTGGCAAAGAGCGGAAATTTTTACAGTGTGCTTGATGAGAAAACTCCTATTGATAGGGTGCTTGCGGTGTGCGATAAGCTAGCTCCAGCGCTAATTATTAGCGATGAGACTAGCTTTTCTAACTTTAAAGAGCTTGATAAAGAGGCGATATTTACCAGCGAATTTGAAAGCTTTACTGCCGATAGTGTGCTACTTAAAAATCGTGCTAGGGAGATTATTGATACGGATTTGGCTTACGTGCTTTTTACATCAGGTAGTACTGGAGTACCAAAGGGTGTTGCGATTACACATAAAAGTGTGATTGATTATACGTTTTGGGTGTGTAATAAATTTAATCTCTCAAGTAGCGACGTCTTTGCAAATCAGGCTCCATTTTACTTTGATAACTCCATTTTGGATATTTATTCGACCATAGCTGTGGGCGCAGGGCTTTTAATAGTGCCAAACGCACTCTTTGCCTTTCCTCTTAGAGTGCTTAGCTTGCTAGAGCAAAACGGCGTAAATAGTATATTTTGGGTGCCTTCTGTGCTAGTATATTTTGCAAATACAAATGCGCTTAATAGTATAAATTTAAAGCTTAAAAGGGTGCTATTTTGTGGCGAGGTAATGCCGACTAAGCAGCTAAATATATGGCGCACTCATGTCCCAGACGCGCTTTATGCAAATTTATACGGACCAACCGAGATAACGGACGTGTGTACGTTTTATATTGTAAATCGTGAGTTTGGCGACGATGAGATTTTGCCTATTGGTGGGGCGTGCGAAAATACCGAAGTGCTTGTGTTTGATGAAAATATGAAGCAGATAATGCCTCAAAATGCTGGTGAAAGAGGAGAGCTTTACGTCCGTGGTAGCGGGCTTAGCGTGGGGTATTATGATGATAAAGCTCGCACTGATGAGGTATTTATCCAAAATCCTCTGCAAAGCGCATACGCTGAGCGAATTTATCGAACTGGGGACGTGGTGGCGTTTAATGAGTTTGGTGAGCTTATCTGCTTTGGGCGGATTGATAGCCAGATAAAGCTAAAAGGACATCGCATAGAGCTAGGCGAAATAGAGGCGGTTGCAAGTGCGATTGATGGTGTAAAGCGTAGCGCATGTGTCTTTGATGGTAATAATTTGGCGCTTTTTTATGAAGCTAGTAGCGAGCTTGAGCTAAAGTCGGCGTTGAGCAAAAAGCTTGCTCCATACATGGTGCCGTCTTTAGTTTTTAGAGTGGATAAATTTATCCTAAATGCAAACGGCAAAATTGACCGCAAAGTACTTTTAGCCAGACTTAAGTCCATGGATGGTGCTCGTGTTTAGCGATATTATTGTCGTTGGCTTTTCGCGAGTGGCGAATGAATGCGCTAAGATAGCGAGTGAATTTTTTGCAAAAAGTGCGCTTAGGGTAAGTTTTAAAGAGGAGCTAGGGGCTAGCTTGGTGCTTAAAAAAGATGAGCGAGATAGCTATTTTAACTCCTTGCGTAATGCCTTGATAATAAGTGCAAATAACTTTTATATCTTTAAGCCTGAGTGCATACAAAATAACCTAATAATAAATTATCACAACGCGCTCCTTCCGAGACACAAGGGTGTAAATGCTCACGTTTGGGCGGTTTATGAGGGGGATGCTAGCGCTGGTATATCATGGCACATTGTAGACAGTGGCATAGATACAGGTGGCATCATATCGCAAAGGGCTTTGGAGCTTACGCGAGATATGAGCGCTGCAAGACTGCTTCTAGCCCAGCACACACTAGCTATTTCTAGCTTAAAAGAGACACTAGAAAGGCTAAAAGAGGCTAGTTATGATAGGGATAAATTTAAGCCAGCTAAGGGCGGAGAGTATCATGGGCTTAGGGATTTACCAGGTGGTGGAGTGCTTGATTTAAACGCCAGCTTTGATGAGATTAGGCGGCTTTTGCTAGCTTATGATGTGGGCGCATTTAGAGGTGCTTTGCCTAGGCTTAGGACGCAATATTTAGATAAACAAAGAGAGGTTTTATTTTACCAGATGGGCGAAGATGTAATTAATGTGAGCTTAAGCGATGATCTAAACGTAAAAATCGCAAAAAACTCCCAGAAAAATTGCCGTGAGGGGGGGGGTAGCACAGGGATTTAGTATTGAGGAGATTAGTATTGCCTTTGGCAGTGTTTATGAGAGTGCTAGTGAGGTTTTAGCTGGTTTAAATGAGATAAAAATTTCTCAGTTTTGTAAGACACACGGAATAAATGGGCATTATATCTGTGCTAGTGATGAGTTTGCTAGCGATTTGTGTTTAAGAGCGATAAGTGGGCTTAGTAGTGCTAGCGTGGCAGGCGCTGAGTGTTTAGTAGTGGCTACACATACGCCTGATTTTTTAGCTCCTGCTACTTCAAACCTCGTGCACAGGGCTTTGGGGCTTGATGAGAGGGTGGTATGCTTTGATTTGCAACTGTTTTGCTCTGGATTTGTTAAGGCTCTTTTTATGGCAAATCTTCTTTTGGATAAATTTAAAAGCGTCCTGCTTTGCTGCGTTTCGACTAAGTCAAAATCCCTAGATCCAGATAATCTAGCGCAAAAAGCAAGCATTAGCGACAGTGCATCAGCTTTGATAATAAGGCGCAAAGAGTGCGAAATTAAGCCAAGCTTTAGCGAGCTAAGTCTAAGTGAGCTAGCCTGCGTTGAGACTGCGCCATTTGGTGGGTATAATAAAATGGTAGCAAATGATTATGTAAGCCTTGATAATTCTAGCTTTTTTAATGAAGTCTTTGATAAATTTCCGCCATTTTTTAAGGACTTCACTGGCTCTTTGGGTGCGTATTTTAGCGATGATACGCCCTGTTTTTTTCACCTACCTAGTGAGTTTTTTGCTTCAAGATTAAAAGGAACGCTGGGGCTAAGCGACAATCAGTGTGTGAGCTTGTCTCTAAAAAAATACGCTAATACAGATATTAACAATATACCTTTAAATTTAGCCCTTTATGTGAAAAATCATGCAAGCATAAAACCAAAAAGCACTGCGCTTTTGGCAAGCTATGGCACAGGTATTAGCTTAAATTCGCTCTTTTGTGAGATTGAATTTAGTAAGATTAAGGCTAGTATTTTAGCCGAGAAATGATATAATCGCACCCAAAAAAGGAGAGAGATGCCAAAGATCAAACTAGATGATATCGGCGGTAGTTTATATGCTATGTGCGAGGAGCTTTTACCACTTCCACGCAGTATCACAGGGCAGGGCTTTCGTGATAGTGTTGCTTTGATTAATGAATATTTAGGTCATGGGGGGGGGTGCGACGATAAATTTAATCCAGCACTAAAGCTTCATAGTGTACCAAGTGGCACACAGGTATATGACTGGGTTGTGCCTGATGAGTGGGAGTGCGAGGAGGCTTATATCATCACGCCAGATGGTAAAAAGATATGTGATTTTAACGCTCATAGATTGCATGTGGTGGGGTATTCGACTGCAGTTGATGTTAGCCTTAGTCTTGAGGAGCTTAGCGAGCATATCTATAGCTTGCCCGATATGCCTGATGCTATACCATATATCACTAGCTATTATCAGAGTAGGTGGGGATTTTGCATGAGCGAAAATGAGCGTAAAAGCCTAAAACCAGGTACTTATAGAGCAGTCATTAAATCACGCCATTTTAAAGGTGAGCTAAACTACGCAGACTGTATTATAAAAGCAACCTCAAAAAGCAAGGGCGAGATACTAATATCAAGCTATCTTTGTCACCCTCAAATGGCAAACAACGAGCTAAGCGGTCCTACGGTACTTGCTGGCTTATTAGCATATGTCCGTGAGCTACCAGAGAGAAACTACGATTATCGTTTTGTTATCGTGCCTGAGACCATAGGCTCGATCTGCTATATTAATAAAAATTTAAACACCCTAAAAGAGCGCGTTAGGGCTGGTTTTGTGCTTACTTGCATAGGCGATGATAGAGCCTACTCCTACCTAGCAAGCCCAAGCGGCGATACCCTAGCTGATAGAGCTACAAAGCATGCACTGTCAATGATAGATAGTGGGTATAAAAGCTACGATTTTACCAGTCGTGGAAGCGATGAGAGGCAGTACTGCTCACCGCTTGTAAATTTACCAGTTTGTGATATAATGCGCTCAAAATACGGCTGCTATCCTGAGTATCATACCAGCCTTGATGCGCTAGGTAGTGTCGTAACTCCTAGTGGGCTTTTAGGCGGATTTAACGCTGTAAAAGACGCAGTGCTTGCGATCGAGGCAAATAAAATTTATGAGCCTTTGGTATTTTGCGAGCCAAATCTAGGTAAAAGAGGGCTTTATCCGACGCTCTCAAGTGCTTCAAATTCAAAAAGTGCTTATATATACCGTGATTTTTTAGCCTTTGTAGACGGCAAAAAAGACGTGATAGAAATAGCCAATATTTTAGGTATAAAGGCTAGCGAACTAAGAGAAATAGCCCAAAAATGTGAAGAAAAGGGACTGATAAAGGAGAGAGAATGAATGAGATAAAAGAGCTTTTTGCTGAGATAGGACGAGGTGATGTAAGTGCCGATGAGAGCGCATTAGTAAGCAGTGGCGTGATAGATAGCATGGATATAATGGCGCTTGTTGAAGCTATTGAAAAGCGCCATAAAAAGATGCTTGATGCTAAATTTATAGAGCTGCAAAACTTTGAAAGCTTTAGCGCGATTAGCGATATGCTAAAGCGAGCCTTTGGTTAATGGACGCGCTTTTTAGGCAGGGCGAGAGGGAGTTTGGTGCTAGTGACGTCCTAGCTGCTCTGCGTCGCCTTGGCGTTAAGCAAGGCGACACTATCTGCGTGCATTCAGAACTTATCTCATTTGGTGCGTTGCTTGTTAAAAAAGAGAAGTTTTTATCGCAGATTGTTGGTGCTTTAAAAAGTGCGGTGGGTGAGAGTGGTACTATAATAATTCCGACTTTTACTTATAGCTTTTGTAAAAATGAGCCTTATGACATGCTTAATTCAAGATCTACGGTGGGTGTTTTGGGTGAGTATTTTAGAAAGCTTAGTGGAGTTAGTCGCACAAGAGATCCTATATTTTCCTTTGCGGTATCTGGTGCAAAGAAAGAGATGTTTTTAATGCCTTCTAAGACCTGTTTAGGCAAGGGTAGCGTATATGACGTGCTAGCTCAAGTAGGCGGTAAAATTTTAATACTCGGCACAATGGAAAAGGGTTTTACGTTTACTCACTATGTCGAGGAGGAGGCTGGAGTTTCTTATAGATTTTATAAGGAATTTAAAGGCGAGATAATTGATGAGGCGCGCAGGGTTGGCGTGTGGAGCGTGCTTTATTATGTTAGGCATTTAGATAGACCCAGCGAGGCTGATTTAAATAAGCAAATAGAGCTTTTAAAGCAAAGTGATAATTTTTTGGTAGAAAATGTCGGTAATGCGCCTATTGTACTAATTGATGCAGCTAGATACAAGGATAAATTCCTAAGCGCAATAAGGGCTGATGAGATGGCTATTATAGCTACTAAGGAGTGAGTTTAAGGCGCAGTTTGATATAATTGTGCTTAAATTTATCAAAGGTTTACACATGCGATACGCTTTTATGTTTTTGATTTCTCTTATTTTTGCTGGTTGTTTTAGCTCCCCTGAGCCTTATGATGGAGTGATTTATAAGCCTAAAAATGATAGGGCAAGTAAGCTGATGTTTGAGCGTGTACTAAAAATACCCATAGACTGCTCGCCTGCGTCTAAAAACAGGGGTGATGTGGTCATAGACGGCGCTAAATATAGTAGTGCTGATGCGCTAAATCACTGTCTAAAGCGAAATCTCATAGATACCTCACTTACGCTAAAAAAGGTCTATATTCACCGTATCACCGATAATCGTTTAGACGTAAATGTGTTAAATTATATGAGCGATGAGGGTTTAAATAGCTTTTATGCTCCTAGATTTAGTCTTGAGGAGCTTTACTATCTATTTTTGCAAAGTGAGCTTAAAAGTCGCGGTATAATTGTACTTGATGAGCCAAGCCCAGCTTCTATTAGACTTGATTTTGAGGTGCGAACTTTAATAGGCTCATATCATCCATCAAACCGCATTTTAGAGCTTGGGATGGGCGGTAAACTAAGTCTAAACGGTTCTAGGGTAAACCGCCAGCGAGACATAGTCTCAACAGCCAAAGTAACAAGCTGTGGAGTGGGGTGCGATATGGACTTTTTTACTTCGCTTTTAATCAAGCAAGCTGCTATAAAAAGTGCGGATGAGGTTAGTCAAATAGGTAGATAAATGCGCTGCTATATGTGTGGCGCATTTAGTTTTAGGATTCTTTGCTCCACGTGCCGATTTGAGCTTGGCGAGCCTAGCGTTGGGGCTAGGCGGCTTGAGCTGGCTAGATTTGACGCAGTGAGTGCGGATAGTGCGGATAAATTTAACGTTTATTATTTTTACAACTACTCTGAAATAAAGCCCCTTATTTTAAGCAAACACAAGCTAGTTGGCTCTTTTGTACTAAAGGCTCTTGCAAATATTGCCTTTGGTAGGTTTAAGCGTGAGTTTGGCTTTCCTTGCCCTATAAATGCGATACCAATTGATGATAGGCTAAAGCACGGCTACTCTCACACAGCTATTTTAGCCCATGCGCTAAAATGCGAGCATATTCGCCCGCTTTATGCCGTGCTTCACTCAAGTAGCGACGTAGAGTATAGTGGCAAAAGCATGCAGTTTCGCCTAGAAAATCCTCGCAATTTTAAGCTACTTAAGCGCCCAAAAAATCCAGTAATATTAGTAGATGATGTGATAACCTCTGGGCTTACTATTTTGCAGGCTAGGAGGGTTTTAGTTGAGGCTGGCATTGATGTGCTTTTTGGGCTTGTTTTAGCTGATGCTAGGTACTAATTTTTAAATATTAAATTTTCTAAAAGTCGCTTTTTATTTATCTTTGTTAAACGATAAATTTATAGTATTCATATCTATACTATTTAATAAGGCACTAATTTTAAACTTAATATGTGTTATAAATTTAAAATGAAAGCCCATGACTGTATATAAGCGTCTTATTAATCGCTTGTGTTACGATACGACTTGCTGGCGTCCAGTTTCGCTTCAACTAGGATAGGCGAGTTTGTACCCACAAAATGGCGTAGTAGCAAAGCCTAGCAAAACTGTGCGTGGGTGAGCATGTCTATTATAAAATCAAATGGGCTTATCAGGCTTTGCTTGTTAACACTTTTTAAATTTTATGTCAAGCTTTGCTATGTGCTAAAAATATTGCTGTCATGAATTATTTGATTTTGTCTGCGGATTTTACCTCATCTTTAAGCTTTAATTAGGAAAACGCACTTTTTAAGTTAAAT belongs to Campylobacter sp. 19-13652 and includes:
- a CDS encoding FAD-binding and (Fe-S)-binding domain-containing protein, whose translation is MQHLKWFKADYVKFKNLAKEVLKDRVYDSYLLRYAYGIDASCYAYTPKIVVKVKNEAEVIAILKIASECSTPVTFRAAGSSLSGQACSDSVLVVANEGWRDYEIKENGNLISLAPGVIGADANERLKPFGTRIGPDPATINTAMIGGIYSNNSSGMCCGVAQNSYNTVRSVRVILLDGFVLDTADEASVAQFMQTHSYMVNELLNLREEIVKDPELSALIARKYKIKNTTGYAINSLLDFSDIKEILNHIFIGAEGTLGFISRVDYECVRLAGATGCGLLFYSNLDDAATAVTRLAGLSRDEIAAAEMMDYASLKSLKGVQGIPPELLEVPVGTSCILIQSEADDEARLDINLSKIEKLLADIPSAKPNAFSKDPAVYGVWWKIRKGLLPIAAGFRRPSATVITEDVCFKINDFCAGVAMLSELFKKYGFSDNAIIFGHALAGNLHFIITPDFNNPSEYNAFADLVEELSYKVSKMEGSIKAEHGTGRMIAPFVELEWGAKAYDINRRIKAIFDPANLLNPDVIITDDPEIYRKNLKAMSEIDALYNTCIECGACERNCPSRDLTLTPRQRIGLLREMARLEQAGDSALVAELKDGYDYYGQQTCAACSMCSLLCPLGIDTANIALSLRKKAFKNTEKIAQKVGADMGKTVAVARFALGVASGVSRVIGAKNLSRVTSLARKLSQNLPYAPEVMPSANKYALKSRENGGAKRVIYFSTCINRAFAPNPSFEDTRSLQEVFESICAKAGVSVIYPDGISKMCCGLGFENYEDISHKKGDELILWLKEASQNGEIDIVMDHSACFAHTITHAAKGAGLRIYELSEYLYSLLPLLSIKPREAGVLVHKQCELKKVKKDEFIELIAKACASRVYNIDSFACCGFAGQKGFFTPELNISATKDLKKEAKFKLITMGVSTSSTCEIGLSSAANVPFINVAYLLDSCC
- a CDS encoding amino acid adenylation domain-containing protein; translated protein: MQNELFYPKCVSDLLDRAALLYPDNTALIFGESCISYATYAARVDALASELIRRGLKKQPVLVLLPKGIDALVAFLAVAKSGNFYSVLDEKTPIDRVLAVCDKLAPALIISDETSFSNFKELDKEAIFTSEFESFTADSVLLKNRAREIIDTDLAYVLFTSGSTGVPKGVAITHKSVIDYTFWVCNKFNLSSSDVFANQAPFYFDNSILDIYSTIAVGAGLLIVPNALFAFPLRVLSLLEQNGVNSIFWVPSVLVYFANTNALNSINLKLKRVLFCGEVMPTKQLNIWRTHVPDALYANLYGPTEITDVCTFYIVNREFGDDEILPIGGACENTEVLVFDENMKQIMPQNAGERGELYVRGSGLSVGYYDDKARTDEVFIQNPLQSAYAERIYRTGDVVAFNEFGELICFGRIDSQIKLKGHRIELGEIEAVASAIDGVKRSACVFDGNNLALFYEASSELELKSALSKKLAPYMVPSLVFRVDKFILNANGKIDRKVLLARLKSMDGARV
- a CDS encoding formyltransferase family protein: MFSDIIVVGFSRVANECAKIASEFFAKSALRVSFKEELGASLVLKKDERDSYFNSLRNALIISANNFYIFKPECIQNNLIINYHNALLPRHKGVNAHVWAVYEGDASAGISWHIVDSGIDTGGIISQRALELTRDMSAARLLLAQHTLAISSLKETLERLKEASYDRDKFKPAKGGEYHGLRDLPGGGVLDLNASFDEIRRLLLAYDVGAFRGALPRLRTQYLDKQREVLFYQMGEDVINVSLSDDLNVKIAKNSQKNCREGGGSTGI
- a CDS encoding DUF4910 domain-containing protein yields the protein MPKIKLDDIGGSLYAMCEELLPLPRSITGQGFRDSVALINEYLGHGGGCDDKFNPALKLHSVPSGTQVYDWVVPDEWECEEAYIITPDGKKICDFNAHRLHVVGYSTAVDVSLSLEELSEHIYSLPDMPDAIPYITSYYQSRWGFCMSENERKSLKPGTYRAVIKSRHFKGELNYADCIIKATSKSKGEILISSYLCHPQMANNELSGPTVLAGLLAYVRELPERNYDYRFVIVPETIGSICYINKNLNTLKERVRAGFVLTCIGDDRAYSYLASPSGDTLADRATKHALSMIDSGYKSYDFTSRGSDERQYCSPLVNLPVCDIMRSKYGCYPEYHTSLDALGSVVTPSGLLGGFNAVKDAVLAIEANKIYEPLVFCEPNLGKRGLYPTLSSASNSKSAYIYRDFLAFVDGKKDVIEIANILGIKASELREIAQKCEEKGLIKERE
- a CDS encoding phosphopantetheine-binding protein — encoded protein: MNEIKELFAEIGRGDVSADESALVSSGVIDSMDIMALVEAIEKRHKKMLDAKFIELQNFESFSAISDMLKRAFG
- a CDS encoding AAC(3) family N-acetyltransferase, with the translated sequence MDALFRQGEREFGASDVLAALRRLGVKQGDTICVHSELISFGALLVKKEKFLSQIVGALKSAVGESGTIIIPTFTYSFCKNEPYDMLNSRSTVGVLGEYFRKLSGVSRTRDPIFSFAVSGAKKEMFLMPSKTCLGKGSVYDVLAQVGGKILILGTMEKGFTFTHYVEEEAGVSYRFYKEFKGEIIDEARRVGVWSVLYYVRHLDRPSEADLNKQIELLKQSDNFLVENVGNAPIVLIDAARYKDKFLSAIRADEMAIIATKE
- a CDS encoding ComF family protein yields the protein MRCYMCGAFSFRILCSTCRFELGEPSVGARRLELARFDAVSADSADKFNVYYFYNYSEIKPLILSKHKLVGSFVLKALANIAFGRFKREFGFPCPINAIPIDDRLKHGYSHTAILAHALKCEHIRPLYAVLHSSSDVEYSGKSMQFRLENPRNFKLLKRPKNPVILVDDVITSGLTILQARRVLVEAGIDVLFGLVLADARY